The sequence below is a genomic window from Campylobacter ornithocola.
CTAAAAAAATAGCACATACACTTGCGATGATGGTTGCACTTTTTTGCAAATTCATCTTTGACCTTCATAGCGGTTTTGACAAGAACAATGCAAAGAACCATTTTGTCTTAAAAACACTCTTGCATCAACCCCTACTACTTTTCTATCTTTGCATGTTTTTTGTAAATTTTCTAATACCAAAGCATCGTTTTCATCATTATAAGTTGGCACTATCAAGCCACCATTAACAAAAACAAAATTTGCATAAGTAGCACCAAGTCTTTTACCTTCAAAATATAAAGGCTTAGGTAAAGGAAGTTCTAATAAATCAAATCCTGTTTTTTTAAGCTCCTCTTCCATAGCTTTTAAGGGTTTATAATGCTCATCGTTTTCATCTTTACATATACAATAAGCAATGGTTTTTTCATTGATAAATCTTGCTAGAGTATCTATGTGATGATCAGTATCATCGCCTTTTATATAACCATGATTTAACCATATAATTTGTTTTAAGCCAAAAATTTCTTTTAACTTGGCTTCAATTTGCTCTTTATTTAAATGTGAATTTCTATTTTCATTTAACAAACAAGCACTCGTTGTAAGCATTACTCCTTGCCCATTAAAATCAATACTCCCACCTTCTAAGATAAGATCAATTTTTTCTAATTTTCCAGATAATTTTTGCGCAAAAAGCTTTGAATTTACCGCATTATCTAAAGTGCTTTGAAATTTATCTCCCCAAGCATTAAAAATAAAATCAAGCCCTATAATTTTTTCATCTTCACGCACATCAATTGCACCAAAATCTCTAATCCAAGTATCATTAGTATCACATTTAAAAAAATCAACGTTTTTTATATGTTTAAACCTTTGAAAGTCTTTTTCACTTGGTGCTATAAGTAAAACTTTTTGAAAATTTGCCACAGCTTTAACAAATTCTTCATAGCTTTGCAAAATCTCTTCTAAATAAGGCTTCCAATCGCTATTTATATGAGGCAAGGAAAGTAAAAGTAGCTCTTGTTCTTGCCATTCTGCTATGCTTTTTCTCATTTTGATACCCTTTTTGATAATTAAAAAAGTATTTTAACATTTTTAATGATAGTTTTTTACTCTTTTTTTAAAACCCAAGCAAAATACCATATCGCAAAAGATAAAAGCAAAATCATAAAAAGCTTTTTATCATACACCCCAAAACCTATATAAAGCACAGAATACATAAAACCAAAACTTCCCGCATAAATACAAATTCTACTCATTAAACCATTTTCCACCGCTCTAAAACATGGGCATTTGTGAAAAAATTTCTTTTTTGCTTCTTTGGGTTTAAAAAAACTCAAAACCGCACTTAAAATCAGCAAAAAACTTAAAAAATATAAAACCTTATCCATTAGTGAAAATACCTTAACCAAGCAGGAATTGCTTTTTGTTCTTCTTTTAGAGTGCTTTCTTCCCCATGCCCTGGAAAAAGTTTAAAATCTTTTTCATAAGCTAAAACTTTCAATAAACTCTCTTTCATCTTAGTTGCATCTGAATAAGGAAAGTCCCATCTACCAATACTACGGTAAAATAAAAAATCCCCACTAAAAAGCACATCTTCACCCACAAGTTCTATCATACAACACCCTGGAGTATGCCCTGGGAAATGATGAAATTTAAACTTAAACTCATCTACACTAAATTCATTTTCATTTTCTATTAACACATCAGCATTTGAATGCTCAAAACCATAATTAAAAGGATCTTTTAACATAAAAGCATCATCTTTATGGATAAAAAGTGGAATTTCATAAGCCTTTTTAACTTTAGCATTATCATAAACATGATCATAATGACCATGAGTATTTAAAATAGCCAAAGGTTTACTTGCGTTTTCTTTGATAAATTTATAAGCATTTTCACCTGGATCGATGATGATTTGCTTGTTTTTATGATCTATGATATAACAATTTGTCTCATACATTCCACATGGTTGTTTTAAAATACGCATATAAACTTCCTTTTAACTAAATCAAATATAATTTTAAAAAATTAATATTTAAAGATTTTTTATGAATTATACAAAATTACAAGAATTATTGATCAATTTTATAAAAGAACAAGCAGGATATAAAAATCTCATCTTAGGCTTAAGTGGTGGGATAGATTCAGCTTTAGTAGCTCATCTTTGCAAAAAAGCAGTGGGCGAAAAACTTTTTGTGCTTTTAATGCCTACAAAACATTCTAAAAAAGAAAATTTAGATGATGCATTAATGCTTTGTGAGTATTTGCAAATTCACCATAAGATCATTTATATTGATGAAGTACTTTGTGCTTATGAAAAAATTTGTCAAGACTTAAACCCTTTACGTTTTGGAAATTTAGCTGCAAGAGTGCGTATGAGTTTACTTTATGATTATTCAGCCTTGCATAATGCTTTGGTAGTAGGCACTTCTAATAAAAGTGAACTTATGCTTGGTTATGGGACTATTTATGGAGATTTAGCTTGTGCTTTTAATCCTTTAGCTACACTTTATAAAAGTGAAGTTTTTGAATTTGCTAAATTTATAGGCGTGCATGAAAATTTCATCAAAAAAGCTCCTAGTGCTGATCTTTGGCCAAATCAAAGCGATGAAAAAGATCTTGGCTATAAATATGAAGTTTTAGATGAAGTTTTAAAAGCTTTAGAAAATAATCAAAGCTTGGAAAAATTTGATGAGAATTTAAAAAATTTAGTCTTAGAGCGTGTGCAAAATAATGCCTTTAAAAGAAAACTTCCAACAACATTAAAGAATACATATGACTTGGCTTGATCGCTATTTTTTTAAACCTAATTTTTTGCAAAAAACTCTAGCCTTTTTGCTTTTGCCTTTTAGCTTTTTATATATGATTATAGCTATTTTAAATACTAAATTTAAAAAAGAACTTGATTTTAATTTACCCATTATAAGCATAGGTAATCTAACACTAGGAGGCAATGGAAAAACTCCTATTTGCAAAGCCATAGCAGCTGAGTTTGAAAATTGTTTTATCATCTTAAGAGGCTATAAAAGACAAAGTAAAGGTTTAATCGTCGTTAAAAATAAAAATGAAATTTTATGTAGTATTAAAGAAAGTGGCGATGAAGCTATGGAATATGCACTTACAAAGCATATTAGCGGAGTTATAGTTAGTGAAGACAGAGTTAAAGGAATACACAAAGCTATCGAACTTGGAGCAAAAATCATACTTTTAGATGATGCTTTTTCTAAATTTCATATTAAAAAACTTAATATTTTATTGCAAAGTAAAGATGAGCCATTTTTTGATTTTACCCTACCTAGCGGGGCTTATCGTTTGCCAAAATCTTTTGCTAAAAAAGCTGATTTTATAGCTAAAGAAAATGAAGACTTTGTGCGTTATTCTCATGTAAAAGAAAATCAAAAAGCGGTTTTAATAAGCTCTATTGCAAAGCCTTTTAGATTATATGAGCATTTTATCAAAGCTAGGGCTTGTTATTTTTTTGCCGATCATTATACTTTTCAAAAAGAAGAATTAGAAAAACTTTTAAAAAAACACAACTGCGATACCTTAATGCTAACCTTTAAAGACTATGTAAAAGTAAAAGACTTTGGTTTTAAAACCGAGCTTATTCATCTTGATATTATTTTAAAAGATAACTTTAAGCAAGTTTTGCAAAATTATATTGATAAATTTAACAAAAAGGAAGAAAATGTTGCTACACTCAACCCAAGATAAAAACCATCAAGTAAGCTTTTCAAAGGCCTTGCTTAGCCCTAGTGCACCTAATAATGCTTTATACGCTCCACTTAATCTACCAAAGCTTGACAATGAAGCTTTAAAAAATTTAAACTACAAAGAATTAGCTTTGAAAATCATCGCGGCTTTTGATTTTGATTTAGAGCTTGAAGTTTTTGAAAATGCTTTGAAAACTTATGAGAATTTTGATGATAAAACCTGCCCTATTTGTTTAAGAAAAATTAATGATAAGCTTTATATTAATGAATTATTCCATGGGCCAACAAGAGCTTTTAAAGACATGGCCTTACAGCCTTTTGGCGTACTTTTGGAATACTTAAAAAAAGATGATGATTTTTTAATCATGTGTGCTACAAGTGGTGATACAGGACCTGCTACACTAAAAAGCTTTGAAAATAAAAAAGGTATAAAGGTAGTTTGCATTTACCCAAATGAAGGTACAAGTAAAACTCAAGCTTTGCAAATGACACACTCAAATGCAAGTAATTTAAAATCAATAGCCATTGAAGGTAATTTTGATGATGCACAAAATGCTCTAAAAACACTTTTAAATGATGAGGATTTTAAAAATACTTTAAAAGAAGAAAAGCTAAGTCTAAGTGCTGCAAATTCAGTCAATTTTGGAAGAATACTTTTTCAAATCATCTATCATTATTATGCTAGTTTGAAAATTGACAAAACAATAGACATCATCGTTCCAAGTGGAAATTTTGGTGATGCTTTAGGAGCTTATTATGCTAAAAAAATGGGAGCAAATATAGGTAAAATTAAAATTGCTTCCAATTCAAACAATATCTTAAGTGAGTTTTTTAATACAGGCAAATATGATTTAAGAAATAAAAGCTTGCAAAAAACTATTTCTCCTGCTATGGATATACTCATATCATCAAATATAGAAAGATTGCTTTTTGATAAATTTAAATATGAACGTACCAAAGAACTAATGCAAACTTTAACAAATGAGAAATATTATGAGCTTAGCCAAAAAGAACTAGAGCTTTTACAAGAAGACTTTGAAGCTGATTTTTGCAATGATGATTTATGTATGCAATATATCAAACAATACAGCCACTTAGGACTTTTAGATCCTCACACTTGTACTTGCTTTAAAATGCTTGATCCTAACACCACTACACTCATCACTTCCACAGCACAATGGAGTAAATTTACACCAAGTATGTATCAAGCAATTTATGATAAAGAATGTCAAGATGAACAAGCTTGCATGCAAAAACTTGCAAAAGAATTTAACCAAGAAATTCATCCAAATATTGCAAACTTATTTACAAGTACGCAAAAGCAAAATCAAGTTTGCAAGCTTGAAAATCTAAAACAAACTATTATAGAATGGATAAAACAATGATAATCATACCAGCAAGATTAAAATCAAGTCGTTTTGAAAATAAAATTTTATGCGAAATTCATAATTTACCAATGTTTATTTATACAGCTAAAAAAATGCAAGAAGTTGATGAAGTGTGTGTGGCGCTTGATGATGAAGAGGTTTTAAAAATAGCACAAAAACACAATATAAAAGCAGTTTTAACAAGTAAAAATCATGAAAGTGGCACTGATAGGATCAACGAGGCTTGTCAAATTTTAAACCTAAATGAAAATGAACTTATCATTAATGTTCAAGCTGATGAGCCTTTTATAGAAACACAAAATATCAAAAAATTTAAAGAATTTAGCCAAAAATCTTTTGAAGATGAGCTTTGTTTTATGAGTAGTTGTTATAAAGAAGTAGATGCAAAAGCTTGCGATGATCCAAATTTGGTTAAAGTAGTTACTGATAGTAATGATTATGCTTTATATTTTTCAAGATCTAAAATTCCTTATGAAAGAGCAAATTATAAACAAAATTTCAAAGCTCACCTTGGAATTTATGCATATAGAGTTAAAAATTTACAAGAATTTTGTACTTTGAAAAACTCAGCCCTTGAAGAATGCGAAAAACTAGAGCAATTAAGAGCCTTAGAAAATGGCAAAAAAATCAAAATGCTAAAAATACAAAGTCAAAGCATAGGTATAGATACAAAAGAAGATTACAAAAGGGCTTTAGCTAAATTTGGATCATTTTAAAATTTACCAAGCAAACATTAATGATTTAGAAGATGTATTAATATTAGCAAGTTTATTATTTAATAAACCCATTGTAAAATTAAAGCATGAATTTGAAAATATATTAAAAGATCAAAAATATGCTGTATTTTTACTTAAAATACAACAATTGTGCATAGGTTTAGCTTATGTTAGTATAAGATATGATTATGTAGAAGGTAGCTCTAATACTCCCGTAGGATATTTAGAAGGAATTTACATTAGAGAAAATTTTAGAAAAAAATATTATGCAAAAAAATTACTGACATATTGCGAACAATGGATTTTAAACCAAAAAATTAGTGAATTTGCTAGTGATTGCGAATTACAAAATGTTGATAGTTTTAATTTTCATATTCAATGTGGCTTCAAAGAAGCTAATAAAATTATTTGTTTTATAAAAAAACTAAATTAAGGAAAAAACATGAAAAAAATTATTTTACTGTTTGCGTTGTTTTTTACACTCAATGCAAAAGAATTAATCGTGGGTATGGAGTTGGCTTATCCTCCTTTTGAAATGAGTGATACTAAAGGTAATCCAAGTGGCATTAGCGTAGAGTTTTTACAAGCCTTTGCTGAAGAAAAAAACTATGATTTAAAAATTCAAAACATAGCTTGGGATGGGCTTATACCTGCTTTAAAAACTCAAAAAATAGATCTAATTATGTCTTCTATGAGTATAAGTGAGCAAAGAAAAAAAGTAATAGATTTCACTATACCTTATGCTAAGGCAAATTTAGCAATATTAAGTGCTAAAAAATCAAATATTAATTCCATAGAAGATTTAAACCAAAAAGGAAAAATCCTTGCTTTAAAAAGAGGGTCAAGTGCACATTTGTATGCTCAAAAAAACCTTAAAAATGCAAAAATCTTAGTATTTGATAAAGAAAACGCAGCTATTTTGGAAGTCATTCAAGCTAAAGCTGATGCTTTTATTTATGATCAGATGAGTATTTATAAGGCATGGAAAAAACATCCTGAACAAACCAAAGCTATTTTCACTCCTTTTGAAAAAACTCCTGAACAATGGGCTATAGCTTTAAATAAAAACAATACCAAACTAAAAGAAGAGCTCAATGAATTTATTTTAAAATCTAAAGAAAATGGCTTTTTTGACAAACTAAGTCAAAAATATCTAAAAGATATAAAAGAAGTTTTTAAAGAACAAAACCTTGAGTTTTTCTTTTAAGAAAAACTCTTTTCAAGCTTTCTTGAAAACATGGAAATGGGTAAAGTTAAAACTAAATAACAAAGTGCTAAAGGAATGTAAATTTCTAAAGTAGAAAAGGTAAAAGCATTGATTTCTTGAGCATTTTGAGTTAGCTCTGAAATGGCTATCACACTCAAGAGCGAGCTATCTTTGATTAAATTACTAAATTGCCCACTTAAAGGTGCTAAGATATTTTTTAAAGCTTGGGGAAAAATTACACTTTTATAAATTTCAAATTCACTCAAGCCCAAAGCCTTAGCACTTTCATATTGTATTTTATTTACACTTAAAATTCCTGCTCTAAATATCTCACAAATATAAGCACTAGCAAATAAAGCTAAAATCAAAACTCCACAAACATAACGATTATCAAGTCCTAAATTATCAGCAAAAATATAATAAATCAATAAAATTTGTACAAGTAAAGGTGTTCCTCTAATAAGCTCTATAAAAATCCTTGCAAACATGTTAAAAAGCACAATTTTACAAAGACTCATATAGCATAAAATCAACGCAAAAATTACACCCACAACCAAAGATAAAATACTAATAAGGAAAGTTACAAAAAAACCTTGCACCATTTTATCTTTATATTCAAAAATAGCTCTAAAATCAAAATTATAGCTAGCACTTAAAAAAGATAAATAAAAAAATAAAAATAATAAAAATGCCAATAAAAATGCATTGATTATAAATATCTTTAGACTGATTTTTTTACGCTCGTTGAATTTACAATGCATTATAAAAAGATGGTTCAATTTTATCCTTTATTGTTTATCAAATTTTTTAAGTTTTTCATCATTTAAACTAAGCTCCATTTTACGAATTTCTTCCTCGCCACTACGTACTAAATTTTTGTCATATTTAAAGTATTTGTTTTTAATTTTATTTGGATATTTCAAAATATTTAATAAATATTTAAATAAATTTATTCTTGCCTTCTTCTTATTATCTGAATTGATGATCACCCAAGGACATTTTGGGGTATTTGATGCCAAAAGCATAGAATATTTTGCTAGAGTATATTTATCCCATAATTCTTGTGATTTCTCATCAACAGGAGAAAGTTTATATTGCTTAAGAGGATCTTTTCTTCTTTGCTCAAAACGCCTTTTTTGTTCCTGTTTAGAGACAGAAAAATAAAACTTGAAAAATAAAATCCCACTATCAAGTAACATTTCTTCAAAAGAAGCTACTTCGCGTAGGAATTTTTTGTGCTCATTTGGAGTACAAAACCCCATAACAGGTTCAACTCCTGCTCTATTATACCAAGATCTATCAAAAATTACTATTTCACCAGCAGCGGGCAAATGTGTCACGTAACGCTGAAAGTACCACTGAGTTTTTTCTACATCGCTTGGTTTTTCAAGTGCTACCACGCGACAACCTCTAGGATTTAAATGTTCAATTAATCTTTTAATAGCACCACCTTTTCCTGCAGCATCACGTCCTTCGATTAAAATTAAAACTTTTAAACCTTTATCTTTAACATAGTTTTGAAATTTTAAAAGTTCAATTTGTAATCTTTTAAGCTCGCTTTCATACTCAAGAGTTGATTTTTTTATCTTGATGAGAGTAAATTTTTTATCCATCGTAAACCTCTTAATTTAGGATAATTATTAACTTAAATTTACCACAAATAAGTAAAATATCATATTATTTATTTTATTTTTGAGGAAAAAATGCGTTTTTTAATAGTATTTTTATTTTTTTTTAATTTCATTTTTGCCAATAATGGAGTTTTATCACTCAACGAAGCCTTCAAGCTTAATTCTTATAGTAATAACCAAGGAATTTTTTTAAAAATTAATCTTGCAGATAGAATTTATCTTTATAAAGATCAAATCAAAGTGGAATTAGACTCAAACGATATCACTTCTTTATTAAATTTTCCACCAACTCAAACTAGAGAAGATAAAGAGGTAATTTTTAGCCAACTTGAACTTTTTATACCTCAATTATTATTAAATGATTTTGTTAAAAACAACAAAGCAAAACTTTCCTTAACTTATCAAGGTTGCTCAGAAGAAGGTTTATGTTATCGCCCTGTATATGTAAACTATAAGCTAAATAAACAGAATGGAATTTATACTATAAACTCAACTAAAGATCAGTTTAAAAATCAAAATGAAGATGAGCAAATTGCTAATGATTTAAGCACGCAAAATATATTCATCACTCTTTTAACTTTTTTTGGCTATGGATTGTTGCTAGCACTTACTCCTTGTATTTTACCGATGATTCCTATTCTTTCTTCATTAATTGCTATGAAGCTTAAAGATAAACCATCTAAAAAACATAGCTTTTATTTATCTTTTATCTATGTCTTTTTTATGTCTTTAGCTTATGCTATAGCAGGAGCTTTGGTAGGACTTGCAGGAGCTAACGTGCAGGGTTTATTACAACAGCCTTGGATTATCATTACTTTTGCTAGTATTTTTATACTACTCTCGCTTTCTATGTTTGGACTTTATGAATTACAACTTCCACTTAAATTTCAAAATTTTATTAATAAAAAAATAGAAGGTAAAAACGGTGTTTTTGGCGTAGCCATCATGGGATTTTTATCAGCTCTTATTGTAGGACCTTGCGTGGCTGCACCTTTAGCAGGAGCCTTGCTTTACATTACAAACAGCGGAGATGTCTTTTTAGGAGGACTTTCATTATTTGCAATGAGTTTTGGTATGGGCGTGCCTTTACTTTTAATAGGACTTGGAGGAAGCTTTTTAAAAAGTGGAGCTTGGATGCTTAAAGTAAAAATTTTCTTTGGTTTTATCATGCTCATCATGGCAGTTTGGATGCTAGAAAGAATACTTAGTGCAAATATCGTTTTAATACTTTATGGTGTTATAGGGGTATTTTTTGCTAGTTTTATGGGTTTATTTGATGAAGCAAAAACTAATTTTGATAAATTTAAAAAAGCAAGTATGATTTTAGTTTTAGCTTATAGTTTAAGTCTAATTTTAGGTGGCTCAATGGGTTCAAAAAGCTTGCTAAAACCTCTTGAGTTTAATCTTGCTATAAAAGAAAATGGTCCTAGTTTAAATTTTAAAACAATTAAAAATTTAAAAGAACTTGAACAAGAATTACAAAATTCAACCAAACCCATCATGCTTGAATTTACAGCCACTTGGTGTGAGAACTGTAAACTTTTAGAAGAATATACTTTTAAAGACATTAAGGTAAAAAATTTACTTGCTAACTACACCCTTTTAAAAGCAGATATAACACACAATACCCAAGAAGATTTAGCCCTTATGAAAGAATTTGGAGTTTTTGGACCTCCTGTAATAATATTTTTTGATAAAAGTGAAGAAAAAGGACGTATTATAGGCTATGTAGATGCAAATGATTTTTTAAATAAAGTTCCCCGATGAGTTCCATTAAATCTTTACAAATTGGCAAAATCAAAAATTACAACACATTTCATTCAGCTTTTATTAAAGATATCTATTTAAATTCTTTACAAATCTATGTAGATCGTATTCTTGATAACGAAATAGCTGATAAAATTCATCATGGAAATTTGGAAAAAGTTGTTTTTGCAAATAGTGTTCAAAATTATACTTTATGGAATAATTATTTAAACAAATACTTAAATTTTGGAGAAATGGGAGAAAATTTAAGTATTGAAGGTTTAGATGAAAATAAAGTTTGCTGTGGAGATATACATGAAATCGGTACTTGTATTTTACAAGTAAGTCAACCACGCAAACCTTGTTTCAAGATTTCTAGCATACATAAGTACTCAAATTTTACTCAAGAAATTTTTAAAAGTGGAAAAACAGGCTGGTACTATAGAGTTTTAAAAGAAGGAATAATAAATAAAAATGAGAAAATCAAAATTTTACAAAAAGATAAAACCGACTTAAGTATTATGGAATTAAATCAATTATTTTTCAATCCTTTTGAAAATTTAAACTCTTTAGAAAAATTAGAAAAAATTTCCACCCTAGCAAAAGGATGGAAAGAAAGTATTTATGCTAGATTAAATCATACTTATGATAATTCTTACATGTTTATTTAAAAAAACCTTTAATTCCTATAAGCTGATATTGCCATAGCTTTTCTATAAAAATTTTGAGTTTAATTGCTAAAAATCCACTTATAGGTTTATGTAAAACCGTGCCAACTGCATAATCATTTCCAATAGAGCAAACTGTATTTCCACTAATAAAAGAAAATTCTTGTTTGAATTCATTTTCATCAACCATAGCCATTAAAGCTTTTGCCACATAAGCTCCTTCTCTTAACGCAAGTTGAGCAGTTGGAGGATAAGGGGTGTTGGTTTTAGGATTTTTAAACAAACTATTATCACCTATAAAAAAATATTTTGATGCGTTTTCTGCATTTAAAGGATGCATAAAAGCATCAACTTCTATACGTGATCTTACGCTAGGAAAATCTGTACTATTTTCTATAACACCACTACCTCTAACTCCTGCAGTCCAAATGATGGTATTAGCTTTAATAAATTCTCCTCCATCAAGTCTTATGCCATTTTTTTCACATTCTATAATTTTAGATTTTTCATATACTTTTACACCAAGTGCTTCCAATCTTTGCTTTGCCTTTAAAGCTAAGTTTTTATCAAACATTGGTAAAATTTGATCCATAGCTTCAATAATAGAAAGTTCTAATTTTTCATAAGCAATTTGCTCTTTTTGACAAAAGATTTTAAGCTCTTTAGCCAAAGAAGCTATAAATTCAACCCCACTTAAACCTCCACCGCAAACTATGATTTTTAAATCATCTTCATTATGAGTTATTTTATAATTATTTATCTTTTCATATATGATTTCATTAACTTTTAAAGCATTTTCATAATTATCTATACTCAAAGCATATTCTTGCATACCCTTAATACCAAAAGTTTCTTTAGTAAAACCAAGTCCACATACTAAAATATCAAAACCAAATTCATTATTTTTAGTAAATACTTTATCTTTAGAAATTTTTAAAACTTCATCTTGAATGAAATTAACTTTTGAGTTTAATAAAGGCAAAAGATTATATTTTGAACTATCAATATCTTCATTAGAAGCCACTTTGTGTAATAAAATAGTATGATAATGATAAGAATTATTATTAATTAAACTAACTTGTGTTTTATCAAAAAACTCATCAGGTAAAGCTTTTATGGCCGATAAAGTAGCATAACCGGCTCCTAAAAATAAAATTTTCTTCTTTTGCATGGATTTTCCTTTAATTTGATAAAAAAATAAATAAAAATTTGGCATAATGGTATTATTTTTTATCTTAAAATATTTTTTATTTAATTTTAACAAGGAAAAAGTATGCAAAGACAAACTTGGAGCAATACGCTAACTTATATCCTTACAGTAGCAGGAGCGACTATTGGTTTTGGAGCCACTTGGCGTTTTCCATATCTAGTAGGTGAAAATGGGGGTGGTGCTTATGTTTTAGCCTTTTGTATAGCAATGATTTTCATAGGAATTCCTGTGATTTTAGTTGAAAATGTCATAGGAAGACGTAGAATGTTAAATTCAGTCGATGCCTTTGGTGGAAAAACAAGCGATGGGATCAAGATATCTAATTCTTGGCAAGGTGTTGGCTATATGGGGCTTTTGGGTAGTTTTGGGATTATGGCTTATTATATGGTAATAGGTGGATGGGTTTTAGCTTATATTTTTAAAATTATTATAGGAGATTTTAATATTTCAAGTCCTATTAATGCTCAATATACAAGTGATTTTTATAACTCAACCATAGAAAACAATCCTTTATTAATAGGAATTTTTACTACTATATTCGTAATAATTAATTGGATCATCTTAAAAAAAGGTGTAATTGATGGCATAGAAAAGTCAGTAAAATATCTTATGCCATTTTTGTTTATCTGTCTTTTGATAGTCGTTGCACGTAACTTAACACTTGAAGGAGCAAGTGAAGGTGTAAAATTTTATCTTACCCCTGATCTTTCTAAAATAACTCCTAAGTTATTTATAGATGTTTTAGGTCAAGTATTTTTTGCTCTATCTTTAGGTTTTGGTGTAATGATAACCCTATCATCTCATCTTAAAAAAAATGAGAATTTAATTAAAACTTCTGTTTATACTGGAATTTTAAATACCCTTATAGCAGTACTTGCTGGTTTTATGATTTTTCCAGCTTTATTTAGCGCAGGTTTAACTCCCGATAGTGGACCATCTTTGGTCTTTAAAACTTTACCTGTTGCTTTTTCGCATATACCTTTTGGAAGCGTAATTTGTGTATTTTTCTTTTTGCTTTTAATCATTGCCGCACTTACCACAAGCTTACCAATTTATCAAGTGATCATTAGCGTTTTAGAGGAAAAATTTAAACTAGCTAAAAACACCGCTATTAATCTAACACTTGGAAGTATTTTTCTACTAGGAAATTTACCTTGTATACTCACTTATGGTCCTTTAAAAGATATTACTATCATCAAAGGGAAAAATATTTTTGATAGTTTTGATTTTATTAGTGGAAATATATTCTTTGTTTTAACTGCATTTTTTTGTTGTATCTATGTAGGTTGGATACTAAAGAAAGACTCTATCTATGAACTTTCTAATCAAAATGCCTTAAAAGGAAGTATTTTTAAACTATGGTATTATTATGTTAAATTCAT
It includes:
- a CDS encoding sodium-dependent transporter, whose protein sequence is MQRQTWSNTLTYILTVAGATIGFGATWRFPYLVGENGGGAYVLAFCIAMIFIGIPVILVENVIGRRRMLNSVDAFGGKTSDGIKISNSWQGVGYMGLLGSFGIMAYYMVIGGWVLAYIFKIIIGDFNISSPINAQYTSDFYNSTIENNPLLIGIFTTIFVIINWIILKKGVIDGIEKSVKYLMPFLFICLLIVVARNLTLEGASEGVKFYLTPDLSKITPKLFIDVLGQVFFALSLGFGVMITLSSHLKKNENLIKTSVYTGILNTLIAVLAGFMIFPALFSAGLTPDSGPSLVFKTLPVAFSHIPFGSVICVFFFLLLIIAALTTSLPIYQVIISVLEEKFKLAKNTAINLTLGSIFLLGNLPCILTYGPLKDITIIKGKNIFDSFDFISGNIFFVLTAFFCCIYVGWILKKDSIYELSNQNALKGSIFKLWYYYVKFIIPLIILVIFYFGIF